Below is a window of Variovorax sp. TBS-050B DNA.
CCGCGGGCTTGAAGTCCCAGAGGCCGCCGCGCACGTTGGAATCGAACTCGACCGTGATGGTGCGGCTGGTGTCGACCTGGGTGTTGTCGGGCACGCGCACGTTCTTTCCGCCCTTCGCGCCGCCGGGCACCTCGAGCTCGTTGAGCGCGAGGATGTTGATGCCGGTCATTTCGCAGATCGCGCGGTAGAGCGGCACCAGCGCATAGCCGAACGCGAACATGCCGCAGGCCACCACGGCCAGCTTGCCGACCATGCGGACGTTGGCGCGCCGGATGCGTTGACCGAGGCTCATGGGCGGTGCTCCGTTCGTCGTCTTCAGCGGCCGCTGAACCAGACCATGCGGATCACGAAGCCGAGGAAGAAGATCAAGGCGATG
It encodes the following:
- a CDS encoding cytochrome oxidase small assembly protein — its product is MTTPEQKRNNRRMGLTLASIALIFFLGFVIRMVWFSGR